The following are from one region of the Sphingobacteriales bacterium genome:
- the clpB gene encoding ATP-dependent chaperone ClpB has translation MDLNKFTIKAQEVILGAQEIAISHQHQAVEAIHLLKAMIESDDQVTAHWLKRFYININDLSMALDRMIGSIPKVQGGQTYFSSEMNEVIARALRYKSEMKDEFVAIEHLLLAVAEVRSKAAELLKSYGVKVNELQKAMMELRKGSKITSQDAEASFNALKKYAIDLNEMVMNGKLDPVIGREDEIRRVIHIISRRTKNNPLLIGEPGVGKTAIAEGIAQRIVSGDVPENLKTKRVFTLDMGALVAGAKYKGEFEERLKAVVKEVTGSEGEIILFIDEIHTLVGAGGGEGSLDAANILKPALARGELRAIGATTLAEYQKYLEKDKALERRFQKVLIDEPSVDDSISILRGLKERYENYHKVRIKDEAIIAAVELSHRYLTERHLPDKAIDLIDEACSKLRIEIDSLPEPLDEAERKILQLEIEKEALKREKETDALEEINRQLAEWQETRNVLKNKWKLEKEKINQIQTAKENIEKFKLEAEQAERAGDFGKVAEIRYGKIKELTSSIELLTKELAELQGDNPLIKEEVDADDIADVVSRWTGIPVSRMLESEREKLLRMEDELHRRVVGQDEAINALANAVRRNRSGLSDARRPVGSFIFLGPTGVGKTELAKALAEFLFNDESMMTRIDMSEYQERHSVSRLIGAPPGYVGYEEGGQLTEAVRRKPYSVILLDEIEKAHPDVFNILLQVLDDGILTDNKGRTANFKNTIIIMTSNLASGIIRERLQNIREENIDVVMDQTKDEVFTYLKQYLKPEFLNRIDEIIIFKPLFRHEINEIVRLQLKQIMDKLKENGINLEVSPTAFEVLVNLGYVPEFGARPLKRVIQKYVLNYLSKEILAGNVKKDSKIFLTANSENQLIFTNQQQA, from the coding sequence ATGGATTTGAATAAATTTACCATAAAAGCACAGGAAGTCATTCTTGGGGCACAGGAAATAGCCATCAGCCATCAGCATCAGGCTGTGGAAGCCATTCACCTGCTCAAGGCCATGATTGAAAGTGATGATCAGGTTACTGCTCATTGGCTTAAGCGTTTTTATATCAATATCAACGACTTATCGATGGCACTTGACAGGATGATCGGGTCAATACCAAAAGTTCAGGGAGGACAAACCTATTTTTCGTCTGAAATGAATGAAGTTATTGCCCGGGCATTAAGGTATAAAAGTGAGATGAAAGATGAATTTGTGGCAATTGAACATCTTTTACTCGCTGTCGCTGAAGTACGTTCAAAAGCTGCTGAATTACTGAAATCGTATGGCGTTAAGGTGAATGAACTTCAGAAAGCCATGATGGAATTGCGAAAAGGATCAAAAATTACCAGTCAGGATGCTGAAGCCTCTTTTAATGCGTTGAAGAAATATGCCATTGACCTTAATGAAATGGTAATGAATGGAAAACTTGATCCGGTAATCGGCAGGGAAGATGAAATCAGGAGGGTTATTCATATTATTTCAAGAAGAACAAAGAACAACCCTTTGCTGATTGGCGAGCCGGGCGTGGGAAAAACAGCTATCGCAGAAGGAATAGCCCAGCGGATTGTCAGTGGAGATGTCCCTGAAAATCTGAAAACAAAAAGGGTTTTTACCCTTGACATGGGAGCTTTGGTTGCCGGAGCGAAATATAAGGGTGAGTTTGAAGAAAGGCTCAAAGCAGTAGTTAAAGAAGTAACCGGCTCTGAGGGTGAGATTATCCTGTTTATTGATGAAATTCATACACTTGTCGGTGCAGGAGGAGGAGAGGGTAGCCTCGATGCTGCCAACATACTGAAGCCGGCTCTGGCACGCGGGGAACTTCGGGCCATTGGTGCAACCACCCTTGCCGAATATCAGAAATATCTTGAAAAAGACAAGGCTCTTGAAAGAAGATTCCAGAAAGTGCTGATTGATGAACCTTCTGTTGATGACAGCATTTCGATACTGAGAGGGCTGAAGGAAAGATATGAAAACTACCATAAGGTGAGGATTAAAGATGAAGCTATTATTGCAGCTGTTGAACTTTCACACCGCTACCTGACCGAAAGGCATCTTCCTGATAAGGCTATTGACCTGATTGATGAAGCCTGCAGTAAACTCAGAATTGAGATTGATTCCCTGCCTGAGCCTCTTGATGAAGCCGAAAGAAAAATACTTCAACTGGAAATAGAAAAAGAAGCCCTGAAAAGGGAAAAAGAAACTGATGCCCTTGAAGAAATCAACAGACAACTGGCTGAGTGGCAGGAAACGCGTAATGTGTTGAAAAACAAATGGAAACTTGAAAAAGAAAAAATCAATCAAATCCAAACAGCCAAGGAAAATATTGAAAAATTCAAATTGGAAGCAGAGCAGGCAGAGCGGGCAGGTGATTTTGGAAAAGTGGCTGAAATAAGGTATGGAAAAATAAAGGAACTTACCTCAAGTATTGAATTATTAACAAAGGAACTTGCTGAATTACAGGGAGATAATCCCCTGATAAAAGAAGAGGTGGATGCCGATGATATAGCCGATGTAGTGTCGAGATGGACTGGTATTCCGGTCAGCAGAATGCTTGAAAGTGAACGGGAAAAACTGTTAAGGATGGAAGATGAGCTTCACAGGAGAGTGGTTGGTCAGGATGAGGCGATAAATGCACTGGCAAATGCTGTCAGAAGAAACCGTTCCGGCTTATCGGATGCCAGACGTCCGGTAGGGTCATTTATATTTCTTGGCCCGACAGGGGTAGGAAAGACTGAACTGGCAAAAGCTTTGGCTGAATTCCTGTTCAATGATGAAAGCATGATGACAAGAATAGATATGTCGGAATATCAGGAACGACATTCTGTCAGCCGTCTGATTGGTGCACCTCCGGGTTATGTGGGTTACGAAGAAGGAGGACAATTGACCGAAGCAGTCAGGAGAAAACCATATTCTGTCATTCTTCTTGATGAAATTGAAAAAGCTCATCCGGATGTGTTTAATATTTTGCTCCAGGTACTCGATGATGGTATTCTGACCGATAACAAAGGCAGGACAGCCAATTTTAAGAACACAATAATTATCATGACAAGTAATCTGGCTTCCGGTATTATTCGTGAAAGACTTCAGAATATCAGGGAAGAAAATATTGATGTAGTGATGGATCAAACAAAAGACGAAGTATTTACTTACCTGAAGCAGTATCTGAAGCCTGAATTTCTGAACAGGATTGATGAAATCATTATTTTCAAACCTTTGTTCAGACATGAAATCAACGAAATAGTCAGATTGCAACTGAAACAAATAATGGATAAGCTTAAAGAAAATGGAATAAATCTTGAAGTTTCACCCACCGCTTTTGAAGTTCTTGTAAATTTAGGCTATGTACCTGAATTTGGAGCCAGACCGCTCAAACGGGTGATTCAGAAATATGTGCTGAACTATCTGTCAAAGGAAATTCTGGCAGGAAATGTTAAAAAGGACAGTAAAATATTTTTAACAGCTAATTCTGAAAATCAGCTTATTTTTACAAATCAACAACAGGCTTAA
- the lon gene encoding endopeptidase La, which translates to MSAYKKNLDVGFISDENEEFGEILSIFPADENEKIEINLTDPIPVLPLRNTVLFPNTVIPITVSREMSVRLINDAYTSNRKIGVIAQKNEDIDNPQPKDLFEEGTIAHIIKKIKLPDGNTMVIIQGLRKMKVLEYVQFEPYLHARVEILPVELLKNDKQFKGLIDSIKDIAIQIVNLSPNLPKEASIAIENIQSPYFMLNFVASNLNIEVKKKQKILEISDLNKKGMLILKYLNEELELLKIKNEIQNKVKTDIDKQQRDYFLHQQLKTITEELGYQTPEKEIEEFKKRAAKKKWPHHVQEVFNKELQKLSRMNPAAADYSVTANYVELLLDLPWQEYDEENNDLKLAEKILNEDHYGLEKVKERILEYLAVLKLKGDMKSPILCLYGPPGVGKTSLGKSIARAMGRKYIRISLGGLHDEAEIRGHRKTYIGAMPGRIIQSVKKAKSSNPVMVLDEIDKIGQDFRGDPASALLEVLDPEQNTNFYDNYLEMEYDLSHVLFVATANNLSTIHPALIDRLEIIDISGYLQDEKIFIAKDYLIPKQRKMHGLKANQFKLSEKSLNYIIDYYTREAGVRALEKKIAKLCRWQAKQILTEEKVKATIREEDVQKVLGPKIFEGDSYPRVHQPGIATGLAWTPAGGDVLFIESTLAPGKGNLNLTGKLGEVMKESALLAYTWLKSNYKKFGLDARVFELWDVHIHVPEGAVPKEGPSAGITLLTSLVSLFTQRPVRKDIAMTGELTLRGMVLPVGGIKEKILAAKSRGFTRIILCSKNKKDVDDINKRYIEGLEFHYVNTAEEVLNLVLEPQPVEHPLEIIHPEWRKD; encoded by the coding sequence ATGAGTGCATATAAAAAAAATCTTGATGTTGGATTCATATCAGACGAAAATGAAGAATTTGGAGAAATTTTATCCATTTTTCCAGCCGATGAAAATGAAAAAATTGAGATAAACCTGACCGATCCTATTCCGGTTTTACCATTGCGCAACACGGTTTTATTCCCCAATACCGTCATTCCGATTACGGTTTCAAGGGAAATGTCTGTCAGACTTATTAATGATGCATATACTTCCAATCGAAAAATTGGTGTAATAGCACAGAAAAACGAAGATATTGACAACCCTCAGCCAAAAGACCTTTTTGAAGAAGGAACTATTGCCCACATCATTAAAAAAATCAAACTTCCTGACGGAAATACCATGGTCATTATTCAGGGTTTGAGAAAAATGAAGGTGCTTGAATACGTTCAGTTTGAACCATATCTGCATGCCAGAGTTGAAATTTTACCTGTTGAGCTTCTGAAAAATGATAAACAGTTTAAAGGACTCATTGATAGTATCAAAGACATTGCTATTCAAATTGTTAATTTGTCACCCAACCTGCCTAAGGAAGCCTCTATTGCCATTGAAAACATACAGTCTCCCTATTTTATGCTGAATTTTGTGGCTTCCAATCTGAATATTGAAGTTAAAAAAAAGCAGAAGATACTGGAAATCAGCGATCTTAACAAGAAGGGAATGCTGATATTGAAATACCTGAACGAAGAGCTCGAACTGTTAAAGATAAAGAATGAGATTCAGAACAAGGTCAAAACGGATATTGACAAGCAGCAAAGGGATTACTTTTTACATCAGCAACTGAAAACAATTACAGAAGAGCTTGGTTATCAGACACCTGAAAAGGAAATTGAGGAATTTAAAAAACGGGCAGCCAAAAAGAAATGGCCTCATCATGTTCAGGAAGTATTTAACAAGGAGCTTCAGAAACTTTCGAGAATGAATCCTGCTGCAGCTGATTATTCCGTAACCGCCAACTATGTTGAATTACTGCTCGACCTCCCGTGGCAGGAATATGACGAAGAAAATAATGATCTGAAACTGGCTGAGAAAATTCTGAATGAAGACCATTACGGACTTGAAAAAGTAAAGGAAAGAATTCTTGAATATCTGGCAGTTCTGAAGCTGAAAGGAGACATGAAAAGCCCCATTTTATGCCTTTACGGGCCTCCGGGAGTAGGGAAAACATCATTAGGAAAATCTATTGCCAGAGCCATGGGAAGGAAATACATCCGCATTTCATTGGGCGGACTTCACGATGAGGCTGAAATCAGAGGGCACCGGAAAACTTATATCGGTGCAATGCCCGGAAGAATTATACAGTCCGTAAAAAAGGCAAAATCATCAAATCCGGTGATGGTGCTTGATGAAATTGATAAAATAGGCCAGGATTTCAGAGGCGACCCGGCTTCAGCTCTCCTCGAAGTACTTGATCCTGAACAGAATACCAATTTCTATGATAACTATCTTGAAATGGAATATGACCTGTCGCATGTTCTTTTTGTCGCTACTGCCAATAACCTCAGCACTATTCACCCGGCTTTAATCGACAGGCTTGAAATAATCGACATCAGCGGATATCTTCAGGATGAAAAAATTTTCATTGCCAAAGACTATCTGATTCCTAAACAACGGAAGATGCATGGTCTGAAAGCAAATCAATTTAAATTATCGGAAAAAAGCCTTAACTACATCATCGACTATTATACCCGTGAAGCAGGTGTAAGGGCACTCGAGAAAAAAATTGCCAAACTTTGCCGTTGGCAGGCTAAACAGATTCTGACCGAGGAAAAAGTGAAAGCAACTATCAGGGAAGAAGATGTGCAAAAGGTTTTAGGCCCGAAAATCTTTGAAGGGGATAGTTATCCGCGGGTACATCAGCCTGGCATTGCTACCGGCCTGGCCTGGACCCCTGCAGGTGGCGATGTACTCTTTATCGAATCCACCTTAGCTCCGGGTAAAGGCAATCTGAACCTGACAGGAAAATTGGGCGAAGTGATGAAAGAATCTGCATTGCTTGCCTATACATGGCTGAAAAGCAACTATAAAAAATTTGGGCTTGATGCCAGAGTTTTCGAACTTTGGGATGTTCATATCCACGTTCCCGAAGGAGCAGTACCGAAAGAAGGTCCTTCAGCCGGAATTACGCTGCTGACTTCTTTGGTTTCTTTGTTCACACAAAGGCCGGTCAGAAAAGATATTGCCATGACAGGTGAACTGACGCTGCGTGGAATGGTTTTGCCTGTCGGGGGTATTAAGGAAAAAATTCTGGCTGCCAAAAGCCGTGGTTTTACTAGGATAATTCTCTGTTCAAAAAACAAAAAAGATGTGGACGACATCAACAAACGCTATATCGAAGGACTTGAATTTCATTATGTCAATACTGCTGAAGAGGTTCTTAATCTTGTGCTTGAACCTCAGCCGGTAGAGCATCCGCTTGAAATTATCCATCCGGAATGGAGAAAAGATTGA